The following are from one region of the Nicotiana tabacum cultivar K326 chromosome 3, ASM71507v2, whole genome shotgun sequence genome:
- the LOC142176011 gene encoding putative mitochondrial protein AtMg00860: MVDEGIVLGHKISKHGIEVDRAKIEIISKLPPPTSVKGVRSFLGHAGFYRRFIKDFSKIANPMCKLLEKDAKFVFDENCLKAFEELKQRLTMTPIIVTPDWSLPFELMCDTSGVAKCLANVTTKFSTRCTMQVKLSMGHK, translated from the coding sequence atggttgACGAAGGCATTGTGCTTGggcacaaaatttcaaagcatggtattgaagTCGACCGGGCAAAGATTGAGATTATTTCTAAGCTTCCTCCACCGACCTCCGTGAAAGGTGTTAGAAGTTTTCTAGGGCATGCCGGGTTTTATAGGCGCTTCATCAAGGACTTCTCCAAGATTGCTAACCCCATGTGCAAACTCCTCgaaaaggatgccaagtttgtgtttgatgagaACTGTCTTAAAGCTTTTGAGGAGTTAAAGCAAAGGCTCACCATGACACCCATTATTGTCACACCCGATTGGTCActtcctttcgagctcatgtgtgacacCAGTGGTGTAGCCAAATGCTTGGCCAACGTCACAACAAAGTTCTCCACCCGGTGTACTATGCAAGTAAAACTCTCAATGGGGCACAAATGA